In the genome of Streptomyces sp. NBC_00259, the window CCATCTGCCCACGGGGGCTATGGACAGAGCGGTCGGCGACTGGTAGCCGCGCCTACCCCGCAGTTGTGGAAACGAACCTCCCACATGCCCGTTTACCCACTCAGGAGGGGGATTCGCCGTCCTGTTCGTCGTCCGATTCGGCCAGAACCGGTGAACCGTGGTGTGACCAGATTCTCCAGCCCTCCGGTGTGCGCCGGAACACATTCGTGGCGACCACCAGTTGTCCCACGAGCGGTCCGAGCTCCCCGGCCTCCTCCGCGGGGCCGCCACTGAGGATGTTCTCCGTGCAGGTGACGAGCGCGGTGTCGCCGACGACGCTGACGCGCACATCGGTGAGGAAGAACTGGATGTACTCGGTGTTCGCCATGATCAGCGCGTACGAGCGCAGCACCTCGCCGCGTCCCGACAGCACCGGCCACCCCGGGTGCACGCACGAGATGTCGTCGGCGCCCTCGCCGTCCAGCCAGAGGGACGCGATCCCCTCGAAGTCGCCGCGCTCCATCGCTTCGTAGAAGGCGGTATTGGCCGCCTCGACGCTTTCGACGTCGGTACGGGAAGTCACTGTGTCCTTCCCGCGCCCTCGACCGCGCGCGCGACCCGCACGGCGTCCGCCGTGGCCCGTACCTCGTGGACCCGGACGGCCCAGGCGCCCTCGTGGGCGGCGATGGCGGAGACGGCGGCGGTGGCCGCGTCCCGCTCACGGGCGGGCGGCGGGGTCGGGGCGCCGTCGGCCAGCACATGGCCGAGGAACCGCTTGCGGGAGGCGGCGACCAGCAGCGGGCGGCCCAGCGTGCGCAGCTCGGCGAGACGGGCGACCAGCGCGAGGTCGTGCTCGGCCTGCTTGGCGAAGCCGAGGCCCGGGTCGATGATGATCCGCTCGGCGGCGACACCGCCCGCGATCACCGCGTCCATCCGCTCGCGCAGCTCCGCGACGACCTCGGCGACGACGTCCCCGTACACCGCCCGGCTGTTCATGTCCTCGCTGAAGCCGCGCCAGTGCATCACGACGAACGGCACCTCCGCGGCGGCGACGGTCCGGACCATCTCCGGGTCGGCGAGTCCGCCGGAGACGTCGTTGACCAGCGCCGCCCCGGCGGCGACCGCCCGGGCGGCGACCGAGGCGCGCATGGTGTCGACGGAGACGGTGACGCCTTCGGCCGCCAGGCCCCGGACGACGGGGACGACGCGCCGCAGCTCCTCGTCCTCGTCGACCCGCGTGGCGCCGGGCCTGGTGGACTCGCCACCGACGTCCACCAGATCGGCGCCCTCGGCGACGAGGTCGAGGCCGTGCTTGACGGCGGCCGTGGTGTCGAACCAGCGACCTCCGTCGGAGAAGGAGTCGGGCGTCACATTGACGACTCCCATGACCGCACAGCGGTCCCACTCCGGCAGGCCCTCGGCCGTG includes:
- a CDS encoding nuclear transport factor 2 family protein, translating into MTSRTDVESVEAANTAFYEAMERGDFEGIASLWLDGEGADDISCVHPGWPVLSGRGEVLRSYALIMANTEYIQFFLTDVRVSVVGDTALVTCTENILSGGPAEEAGELGPLVGQLVVATNVFRRTPEGWRIWSHHGSPVLAESDDEQDGESPS
- the folP gene encoding dihydropteroate synthase, which codes for MSTLRGRGTAEGLPEWDRCAVMGVVNVTPDSFSDGGRWFDTTAAVKHGLDLVAEGADLVDVGGESTRPGATRVDEDEELRRVVPVVRGLAAEGVTVSVDTMRASVAARAVAAGAALVNDVSGGLADPEMVRTVAAAEVPFVVMHWRGFSEDMNSRAVYGDVVAEVVAELRERMDAVIAGGVAAERIIIDPGLGFAKQAEHDLALVARLAELRTLGRPLLVAASRKRFLGHVLADGAPTPPPARERDAATAAVSAIAAHEGAWAVRVHEVRATADAVRVARAVEGAGRTQ